Proteins from a genomic interval of Microbacterium phyllosphaerae:
- the uvrB gene encoding excinuclease ABC subunit UvrB: MQPTRSVRPFEVISEYAPAGDQPKAIAELASRINAGETDIVLLGATGTGKSATTAWLVEQVQRPTLVLAHNKTLAAQLANEFRELMPNNAVEYFVSYYDYYQPEAYVPQTDTFIEKDSSINSEVERLRHSTTNSLLSRRDVIVVSTVSCIYGLGAPEEYLRAMVALQVGERYDRDALIRQFIAMQYNRNDVDFSRGNFRVRGDTIEIIPVYEEHAIRIELFGDEIEALYSLHPLTGEVIEKLDAVPIFPASHYVAGTDVIQRSIGTIEHELEERLKEFERQGKLLEAQRLRMRTTFDLEMLQQLGFCSGIENYSRHMDGRQPGEPPHTLLDFFPDDFMLVIDESHVTVPQIGAMYEGDASRKRTLVEHGFRLPSAMDNRPLRWDEFKNRIGQTVYLSATPGKYEMGIADGVVEQIIRPTGLVDPHIIVKPSKGQIDDLLEEIRVRVGRDERVLVTTLTKKMSEELTDFLGEHGVRVRYLHSDVDTLRRVELLSELRAGVYDVLVGINLLREGLDLPEVSLVAILDADKEGFLRSGTSLIQTIGRAARNVSGEVHMYADKITDSMAKAIEETDRRREKQVAYNLEHGIDPQPLRKRIADITEVLAREGADTAEMMSGRGRATGKGKSPTPNLRRTGIAAEGAQQLEAVIQDLSDQMLAAAAELKFELAGRLRDEVQDMKKELRAMEKAGHA; encoded by the coding sequence ATGCAACCCACGCGCAGTGTCCGTCCCTTCGAGGTCATCAGCGAATACGCGCCGGCCGGCGACCAGCCGAAGGCGATCGCAGAACTCGCATCGCGCATCAACGCCGGCGAGACCGACATCGTGCTGCTCGGCGCCACCGGTACCGGAAAGTCGGCGACCACCGCCTGGCTGGTCGAGCAGGTGCAGCGTCCGACCCTCGTGCTCGCGCACAACAAGACGCTCGCGGCCCAGCTCGCCAACGAGTTCCGTGAGCTGATGCCCAACAACGCGGTCGAGTACTTCGTCTCCTACTACGACTACTACCAGCCCGAGGCGTACGTCCCGCAGACGGACACCTTCATCGAGAAGGATTCGTCGATCAACTCCGAGGTCGAGCGTCTTCGTCACTCGACGACGAACTCGTTGCTCAGTCGCCGCGACGTGATCGTCGTCTCCACCGTGTCGTGCATCTACGGTCTCGGCGCGCCGGAGGAGTACCTTCGTGCCATGGTCGCCCTCCAGGTGGGGGAGCGGTACGACAGGGATGCCCTCATCCGGCAGTTCATCGCGATGCAGTACAACCGCAACGACGTCGACTTCTCGCGCGGCAACTTCCGCGTGCGCGGCGACACGATCGAGATCATTCCGGTCTACGAGGAGCATGCGATCCGCATCGAGCTGTTCGGTGACGAGATCGAGGCGCTCTACTCCCTGCATCCGCTCACCGGTGAGGTCATCGAGAAGCTCGATGCCGTTCCGATCTTCCCCGCCTCGCACTACGTCGCGGGCACCGACGTCATCCAGCGTTCGATCGGAACGATCGAGCACGAGCTCGAAGAGCGCCTCAAGGAGTTCGAGCGTCAGGGAAAGCTTCTCGAGGCTCAGCGTCTGCGCATGCGCACCACGTTCGACCTCGAGATGCTTCAGCAACTGGGCTTCTGCTCGGGAATCGAGAACTACTCCCGGCATATGGACGGCCGTCAGCCCGGCGAGCCGCCGCACACGCTGCTCGACTTCTTCCCCGACGACTTCATGCTCGTGATCGACGAGTCCCACGTCACGGTGCCGCAGATCGGTGCGATGTACGAGGGCGACGCGTCGCGCAAGCGCACGCTCGTGGAACACGGATTCCGTCTGCCGAGCGCGATGGACAACCGTCCGCTCCGCTGGGACGAGTTCAAGAACCGCATCGGTCAGACCGTCTATCTGTCGGCGACGCCAGGCAAGTACGAGATGGGTATCGCCGACGGTGTGGTCGAGCAGATCATTCGCCCGACGGGCCTCGTGGATCCGCACATCATCGTGAAGCCGTCCAAGGGGCAGATCGACGATCTCCTCGAAGAGATCCGGGTCCGCGTGGGGCGTGACGAGCGCGTGCTCGTCACGACGCTCACGAAGAAGATGTCCGAAGAGCTCACCGACTTCCTCGGAGAGCACGGCGTGCGGGTGCGGTATCTCCACTCCGATGTCGACACGCTCCGCCGTGTCGAGCTGCTCAGCGAGCTGCGTGCCGGTGTCTACGACGTGCTCGTCGGCATCAACCTGCTCCGCGAGGGGCTGGATCTTCCGGAGGTCTCGTTGGTCGCGATCCTCGACGCCGACAAAGAGGGCTTCCTGCGCTCCGGCACGTCGCTGATCCAGACGATCGGTCGAGCGGCGCGAAACGTGTCGGGTGAAGTGCACATGTACGCCGACAAGATCACCGACTCGATGGCCAAGGCCATCGAGGAGACCGACCGTCGTCGTGAGAAGCAGGTGGCCTACAACCTCGAGCACGGCATCGACCCGCAACCGCTGCGCAAGCGGATCGCCGACATCACCGAGGTGCTCGCTCGAGAGGGTGCCGATACGGCCGAGATGATGTCCGGACGTGGGCGTGCGACAGGCAAGGGCAAGTCGCCGACACCCAATCTGCGACGTACGGGAATCGCTGCGGAGGGCGCCCAGCAGCTCGAAGCGGTCATCCAGGACCTCTCGGATCAGATGCTCGCGGCCGCGGCCGAGCTCAAGTTCGAACTCGCCGGGCGGTTGCGCGACGAGGTGCAGGACATGAAGAAGGAGCTGCGTGCCATGGAGAAGGCCGGGCACGCCTGA
- a CDS encoding DUF4126 domain-containing protein — MIEFIIGTSLAASAGLNAWMPLFLLGLADRLLPAMTLPSAWSWLSSDIALWVVGVLLLLEIVADKIPAVDSVNDVIQSILRPAAGGIAFGAGSGAQTIAVDDPAAFFTDNTWVPVVTGIAIALVVHVVKATARVAANTTTGGLAAPVLSSVEDGASFALAAAAIIVPVLAAMMLVGLVVAVIVLLRRRARRRRARRADHSVAGVQT, encoded by the coding sequence GTGATCGAGTTCATCATCGGCACCAGCCTCGCGGCCTCCGCAGGTCTGAACGCCTGGATGCCGCTGTTCCTCCTCGGGCTCGCCGACCGGCTGCTGCCGGCCATGACGCTTCCTTCGGCGTGGTCCTGGCTGTCGAGCGACATCGCGCTGTGGGTCGTGGGCGTCCTGCTGCTCCTCGAGATCGTCGCCGACAAGATCCCCGCGGTCGACTCGGTGAACGACGTGATCCAGAGCATCCTGCGCCCCGCCGCAGGAGGCATCGCGTTCGGGGCGGGGTCCGGCGCCCAGACGATCGCCGTCGACGACCCCGCGGCGTTCTTCACCGACAACACCTGGGTTCCCGTCGTCACAGGCATCGCGATCGCCCTGGTCGTGCATGTGGTCAAGGCCACGGCTCGCGTGGCTGCGAACACGACCACCGGCGGTCTGGCCGCACCGGTGCTCAGCAGCGTCGAAGACGGGGCGTCCTTCGCCCTCGCCGCCGCAGCGATCATCGTGCCGGTGCTGGCGGCGATGATGCTCGTCGGACTCGTCGTCGCGGTGATCGTGCTCCTGCGGCGACGCGCTCGACGCCGGCGCGCACGTCGGGCGGATCACTCTGTCGCGGGCGTCCAGACGTAG
- a CDS encoding GNAT family N-acetyltransferase, whose translation MRLNLLAAYDAQLRTDAETAQALSVSSMGPIRLAVFPGGRGFVSYANLDGADAARVAELVDAAIAHFLGIPGIASVEWKTRGHDRAPGLHDALIARGFVPEDTESIMIGEAALLAEEVAVPDGVELRRARTEAEVLAMEEMQGTVFEDPHWRARAETTLQRVRSDDSVELWIAVSDGAVISAGRLEPVAGTDFAGLWGGATLPSWRGRGIYRALTAQRARSALARGKRYLQSDSTEFSRPILERAGLMMVSTTTPYVWTPATE comes from the coding sequence ATGCGACTGAATCTCCTCGCCGCCTACGACGCACAGCTTCGGACCGATGCGGAGACCGCTCAAGCACTGTCTGTCTCATCGATGGGACCCATCCGTCTCGCGGTCTTCCCCGGCGGACGCGGGTTCGTGTCGTACGCGAACCTGGACGGAGCGGATGCCGCGCGGGTGGCCGAGCTCGTCGACGCGGCGATCGCGCACTTCCTCGGCATTCCGGGCATCGCGAGCGTGGAGTGGAAGACCCGTGGCCATGACCGTGCCCCCGGGCTGCACGATGCGCTCATCGCACGAGGGTTCGTGCCCGAGGACACCGAGTCGATCATGATCGGGGAGGCTGCACTGCTCGCCGAGGAGGTCGCGGTTCCTGACGGAGTGGAGCTGCGCCGTGCACGCACCGAGGCGGAGGTGCTGGCCATGGAGGAGATGCAGGGCACCGTCTTCGAGGACCCGCACTGGCGTGCGCGGGCCGAGACGACTCTGCAACGCGTCCGTTCGGACGATTCGGTGGAGTTGTGGATCGCAGTGTCGGACGGCGCGGTGATCAGCGCGGGACGCCTCGAGCCGGTGGCGGGGACCGACTTCGCGGGATTGTGGGGTGGTGCGACGCTGCCGTCGTGGCGAGGGCGCGGGATCTATCGCGCACTCACCGCACAGCGTGCGCGGTCGGCGCTCGCTCGAGGCAAGCGCTATCTCCAGTCCGACTCGACGGAGTTCTCCCGACCCATCCTCGAACGTGCAGGACTGATGATGGTGTCGACCACGACTCCCTACGTCTGGACGCCCGCGACAGAGTGA
- a CDS encoding MFS transporter: protein MTFTGHAPGSPAYRRLIVGLFFAGIATFAQLYSPQAVLPQLSIDLGISPASAALSVSAATLGLAAAVIPWSMVADRIGRVQAMAIGVLTATALGLLAPLSTGLEMLLSLRLLEGVALGAVPAVALAYLSEEVSPRNAAAAAGSYIAGTTVGGLLGRIVSGIVGEQTGWREGMWTVAGVCALAAVLFLWLTPKAQGFVPGRFRDHAGPGILTRLLTPLRSGRQLALYAQGFLLMGAFVAVYNYLGFHLAEPPFTLPAWVVTLLFLAYLAGTVSSPWAGSLAARFGRYPVLLGAIAVMAAGAAAMWAHATPIVLLGLLLFTGGFFGAHAVASGWAPVAAGPDSRAQASSLYYFGYYAGSSLFGWALGIVFGQVDWVWFIVAILAMCALAAASAVAKLRGSPDDGLS, encoded by the coding sequence GTGACCTTCACGGGTCACGCCCCCGGATCACCCGCCTACCGACGGTTGATCGTCGGGCTGTTCTTCGCCGGGATCGCGACATTCGCGCAGCTCTATTCGCCCCAGGCCGTGCTGCCGCAGCTGTCGATCGACCTGGGCATCTCGCCGGCGAGCGCCGCTCTGAGCGTGTCCGCGGCGACGCTCGGTCTGGCCGCCGCCGTCATCCCGTGGTCGATGGTGGCCGACCGCATCGGGCGCGTGCAGGCGATGGCGATCGGCGTGCTCACCGCGACCGCGCTGGGGCTCCTCGCGCCGCTCAGCACCGGCTTGGAGATGCTGTTGAGCCTCCGCCTTCTCGAGGGAGTCGCGCTCGGGGCGGTGCCTGCGGTCGCGTTGGCGTACCTGAGCGAAGAGGTCAGCCCGCGGAATGCCGCCGCGGCGGCAGGGAGCTACATCGCCGGGACGACGGTGGGCGGGCTGCTCGGACGGATCGTGTCCGGCATCGTCGGCGAGCAGACGGGATGGCGGGAGGGTATGTGGACGGTCGCGGGGGTGTGCGCGCTGGCGGCCGTGCTGTTCCTCTGGCTGACGCCGAAGGCGCAGGGTTTCGTGCCCGGACGATTCCGCGACCACGCCGGACCGGGGATCCTCACGCGCCTGCTGACGCCCCTGCGCTCGGGGCGTCAGCTCGCGCTGTATGCCCAGGGCTTCCTGCTCATGGGCGCGTTCGTGGCCGTCTACAACTACCTCGGATTCCACCTCGCCGAGCCGCCCTTCACGCTTCCGGCCTGGGTGGTGACACTGCTCTTCCTCGCCTACCTCGCCGGCACCGTCTCGTCGCCCTGGGCCGGTTCTCTGGCCGCGCGTTTCGGGCGATACCCGGTGCTGCTGGGCGCGATCGCGGTGATGGCAGCGGGTGCGGCCGCGATGTGGGCGCACGCCACTCCGATCGTGCTGCTCGGGCTGCTTCTCTTCACCGGGGGCTTCTTCGGGGCGCACGCGGTGGCATCGGGGTGGGCGCCGGTGGCGGCAGGACCCGACAGCAGAGCACAGGCATCCTCGCTCTATTACTTCGGTTACTACGCGGGATCGAGCCTGTTCGGCTGGGCGCTCGGCATCGTGTTCGGCCAGGTGGACTGGGTGTGGTTCATCGTTGCGATCCTCGCGATGTGCGCCCTCGCGGCGGCCTCGGCTGTCGCGAAGCTGCGCGGATCGCCCGATGACGGTCTCTCCTGA
- the coaE gene encoding dephospho-CoA kinase gives MALIALTGGIASGKSTIARRLAERGAVIVDADQIVRDVQGPGSPVLAAIGEAFGAEIIAADGSLDRAALGAKVFGHPEQLARLNAIVHPAVRIESQRRFDEAAAAHSDAVVVYDVPLLVEARVDDPWDLIVVAHAPVEERRRRLVELRGMPERAAQERIDAQVSDERRLAIADVVIDTSGSLEQTLAQADALWERISTS, from the coding sequence ATGGCTCTCATCGCGCTCACCGGCGGCATCGCCTCCGGGAAGTCGACCATCGCACGACGGCTGGCGGAGAGGGGAGCCGTCATCGTCGACGCCGATCAGATCGTGCGCGACGTACAGGGTCCCGGGAGTCCGGTGCTCGCCGCGATCGGGGAGGCCTTCGGTGCGGAGATCATCGCCGCCGACGGATCACTCGATCGCGCAGCGCTGGGAGCGAAGGTCTTCGGGCACCCGGAGCAGCTCGCGCGGCTGAACGCGATCGTGCATCCCGCGGTCCGAATCGAATCACAGCGTCGGTTCGACGAGGCGGCTGCCGCCCACTCCGACGCGGTGGTCGTCTACGACGTGCCGCTGCTCGTCGAGGCACGGGTCGACGATCCCTGGGACCTGATCGTCGTCGCACACGCGCCCGTAGAAGAACGCAGACGTCGGCTGGTGGAGCTGCGCGGTATGCCCGAGAGGGCCGCGCAGGAGCGGATCGACGCGCAGGTCTCCGATGAGCGACGCCTGGCCATCGCGGACGTGGTCATCGACACGTCCGGATCGCTCGAGCAGACGCTCGCACAGGCGGATGCTCTCTGGGAGCGGATCAGCACGTCGTGA
- a CDS encoding CoA-binding protein: MSGTDIAAGDACAVPTPQDAVACALPAAASLHPERTWQGPNQQQRFGILRRAKSVAIVGASNNPARASYFVATYLLSSTAYDVYLVNPRESSILGQPVYASLADLPVVPDIVDVFRRHEDLPGVAQEAIDVGAQTLWLQLGSWNEGAAALAEDAGLSVVMDRCIKIEHARFHGGLHLAGFDTGVISSRRQLLGR, translated from the coding sequence ATGAGCGGCACCGACATCGCGGCGGGGGACGCCTGCGCCGTGCCCACGCCTCAGGATGCCGTGGCGTGCGCGCTGCCCGCCGCCGCCTCGCTGCATCCTGAGCGCACATGGCAGGGCCCGAACCAGCAGCAGCGCTTCGGCATCCTGCGACGCGCGAAGTCCGTCGCGATCGTCGGCGCATCGAACAACCCGGCCCGCGCGTCGTACTTCGTCGCAACCTACCTGCTCTCGAGCACCGCGTACGACGTGTACCTCGTCAATCCGCGCGAATCGTCGATCCTCGGCCAACCCGTCTACGCATCGCTCGCCGACCTCCCCGTCGTCCCCGACATCGTCGACGTGTTCCGTCGGCACGAGGATCTGCCGGGTGTCGCGCAGGAGGCGATCGACGTCGGCGCGCAGACGCTGTGGCTGCAGCTCGGCTCCTGGAACGAGGGGGCGGCTGCTCTCGCCGAGGATGCGGGACTCTCCGTGGTGATGGATCGCTGCATCAAGATCGAGCACGCTCGGTTCCACGGCGGACTGCACCTGGCGGGGTTCGACACGGGTGTCATCAGCTCCCGTCGGCAGCTGCTCGGGCGCTGA
- a CDS encoding O-acetylhomoserine aminocarboxypropyltransferase/cysteine synthase family protein: MTEEHRFGFRTRALHAGGTPDAATGARAVPIYQTTSFVFEDATDAGNLFALQKYGNIYSRIGNPTVAALEERLASLEGGIGAVATASGMSAEFITFAALVGAGDHVVASAQLYGGTVTQLDVTLRRFGVETTFVPSTDPADYAAAIRPETKVVYVEMIGNPSGEIADIDGLAEVAHAAGVPLVVDATLATPYLARPLEHGADIVIHSVTKFLGGHGTTLGGVVIEKGTFDWGNGRFPQMTEPVESYGGIKWWDNFGEYGFLTKLRTEQLRDIGPALSPQSAFNLLQGVETLPQRIDAHLANARIVADWLASDPRVEYVTWAGLEGHPHHERAAKYLPLGPGSVFAFGVKADDGRAAGETLIENLQLASHLANIGDARTLVIHPASTTHRQLTESQLAAAGVRSDLIRISVGLEDADDIIWDLDQALSTATGANR; this comes from the coding sequence ATGACGGAAGAACACCGCTTCGGATTTCGCACGAGGGCGCTCCATGCCGGCGGCACTCCTGACGCCGCCACCGGCGCACGCGCCGTGCCGATCTACCAGACGACGTCCTTCGTCTTCGAGGATGCGACGGATGCCGGCAACCTCTTCGCGCTGCAGAAGTACGGCAACATCTACTCCCGCATCGGCAACCCCACCGTCGCCGCACTCGAGGAGCGTCTGGCCTCGCTCGAGGGCGGGATCGGCGCCGTCGCGACCGCATCCGGCATGAGCGCGGAGTTCATCACCTTCGCCGCGCTCGTCGGAGCCGGCGACCATGTGGTGGCCTCCGCCCAGCTCTACGGCGGCACGGTGACCCAGCTCGACGTGACGCTTCGCCGTTTCGGCGTCGAGACCACGTTCGTCCCCTCCACCGACCCCGCAGACTACGCGGCGGCGATCCGCCCCGAGACCAAGGTCGTCTACGTGGAGATGATCGGCAATCCGTCCGGCGAGATCGCCGACATCGATGGTCTCGCAGAGGTCGCCCACGCTGCGGGCGTGCCGCTCGTCGTCGACGCGACACTGGCCACCCCGTACCTCGCGCGTCCGCTCGAGCACGGCGCCGACATCGTCATCCACTCGGTGACCAAGTTCCTCGGCGGTCATGGGACGACCCTCGGGGGAGTCGTGATCGAGAAGGGCACGTTCGACTGGGGCAACGGGCGGTTCCCGCAGATGACCGAGCCTGTCGAGTCCTACGGCGGGATCAAGTGGTGGGACAACTTCGGCGAGTACGGGTTCCTCACCAAGCTCCGCACCGAGCAGCTGCGTGACATCGGGCCCGCGTTGAGTCCGCAGTCCGCCTTCAACCTCCTGCAGGGCGTCGAGACGCTTCCGCAGCGCATCGACGCCCATCTCGCCAACGCGCGCATCGTCGCGGACTGGCTGGCGTCCGACCCTCGCGTGGAATACGTGACCTGGGCGGGGCTCGAGGGGCATCCGCACCATGAGCGGGCCGCCAAGTATCTGCCGCTCGGACCGGGGTCGGTCTTCGCCTTCGGGGTCAAGGCCGACGACGGTCGCGCGGCGGGGGAGACCCTGATCGAGAACCTCCAGCTGGCATCGCACCTGGCCAACATCGGTGACGCGCGCACGCTCGTCATCCACCCGGCATCCACCACGCATCGGCAGCTGACGGAGTCTCAGCTCGCGGCAGCCGGCGTCCGTTCGGACCTCATCCGCATCTCGGTGGGCCTCGAAGACGCGGACGACATCATCTGGGACCTCGACCAGGCACTCAGCACGGCGACGGGAGCGAACCGATGA